One Pseudonocardia abyssalis DNA segment encodes these proteins:
- a CDS encoding alpha/beta fold hydrolase encodes MPQIPVRTGVTLNYEITGSGEPLLLVMGTSGAIALWGEMIARLSETNQVIAYDNRGLGGSDRGSGPITVASLAEDASALLEALEVPRAHVLGWSLGSAIAQELALAHPDQVASALLYATWGRADGFQRSVLTALRLPYVHRDMESALATAGLAFSPQLLDHPDFAQMIEPMLPAFPQNEEQMQVTVEQWDADLAHDSLDRLGGITAPTLVVVGEQDLLTPPWQAKKVADAIAGAQYELVTGPGSSHGLHIERPADLTTIVTGFLGKLALTH; translated from the coding sequence GTGCCCCAGATCCCCGTCCGCACCGGCGTCACCCTGAACTACGAGATCACCGGCAGCGGCGAACCGCTGCTGCTGGTGATGGGAACCTCCGGCGCCATCGCCCTGTGGGGCGAGATGATCGCGCGCCTGAGCGAGACGAACCAGGTCATCGCCTACGACAACCGCGGCCTCGGTGGGAGCGACCGCGGCAGCGGCCCGATCACCGTCGCCTCGCTCGCCGAGGACGCCTCCGCCCTGCTGGAGGCACTGGAGGTGCCCCGCGCACACGTGCTGGGCTGGTCGCTCGGCTCGGCGATCGCGCAGGAGCTGGCGCTGGCGCACCCCGACCAGGTCGCCTCCGCGCTGTTGTACGCCACGTGGGGCCGGGCCGACGGCTTCCAGCGCTCGGTGCTCACCGCCCTGCGCCTGCCCTACGTCCACCGCGACATGGAGTCGGCGCTCGCCACGGCGGGACTCGCGTTCTCCCCGCAGCTGCTCGACCACCCGGACTTCGCGCAGATGATCGAGCCGATGCTGCCGGCGTTCCCGCAGAACGAGGAGCAGATGCAGGTCACCGTCGAGCAGTGGGACGCCGACCTGGCCCACGACTCGCTCGACCGGCTCGGCGGGATCACCGCGCCGACGCTCGTCGTGGTGGGGGAGCAGGACCTGCTGACCCCGCCGTGGCAGGCGAAGAAGGTCGCCGACGCGATCGCGGGTGCGCAGTACGAGCTCGTCACGGGACCCGGGTCGAGCCACGGCCTGCACATCGAACGCCCCGCGGACCTGACGACGATCGTCACCGGGTTCCTCGGGAAGCTCGCGCTCACCCACTGA
- a CDS encoding NADH:flavin oxidoreductase/NADH oxidase translates to MPDLFSPYTLKGVTLRNRIAMSPMTMYRSTDGKMDDFHLMYLGARAAGGFGLIYPEQVAISPEGHTTPHCAGIYEDAQIEGHARVTSMIKNMGGVAGIQLGHTGRNGSELKPWVGGDLGQQLSPDHPEGWQVVGPSDVPYGFGKRPYPVHALTVEEIEAIHRKYAEAAVRALEAGYEWLEMHFAHGYLAASFYSPLANRRTDSYGGSKENRARFLIEAMDAVREVWPEHLPLTFRLGADDYHPDGVQWEDSIEVVGWLKEHGADMADLSFGGNTDDMVDPFFGDVSAWVERGAQVKREIDIPVTVSWNLGVPQNADRAIRDEKIDLVLLGRPALANPHWPVWAARELGHKDPFELVPEDWGWWLQNFRGHDPSIGWPEVPVAPENLDEVA, encoded by the coding sequence GTGCCCGACCTCTTCAGCCCGTACACCCTCAAGGGCGTGACCCTGCGCAACCGCATCGCCATGTCCCCCATGACGATGTACCGCTCGACCGACGGCAAGATGGACGACTTCCACCTGATGTACCTGGGCGCCCGGGCCGCGGGCGGGTTCGGCCTGATCTACCCCGAGCAGGTGGCGATCTCCCCGGAAGGGCACACCACACCGCACTGCGCCGGGATCTACGAGGACGCGCAGATCGAGGGGCACGCCCGCGTCACGTCGATGATCAAGAACATGGGCGGGGTGGCCGGCATCCAGCTCGGGCACACCGGTCGCAACGGCAGCGAGCTCAAGCCGTGGGTCGGCGGGGACCTCGGCCAGCAGCTGTCCCCGGACCACCCCGAGGGATGGCAGGTCGTCGGCCCGTCGGACGTCCCCTACGGCTTCGGCAAGCGTCCGTACCCGGTGCATGCGCTGACCGTCGAGGAGATCGAGGCGATCCACAGGAAGTACGCCGAGGCCGCCGTCCGCGCGCTCGAGGCCGGCTACGAGTGGCTGGAGATGCACTTCGCGCACGGCTACCTCGCCGCGAGCTTCTACTCGCCGCTGGCCAACCGGCGCACCGACTCCTACGGCGGCAGCAAGGAGAACCGCGCGCGGTTCCTGATCGAGGCGATGGACGCCGTCCGCGAGGTCTGGCCGGAGCACCTGCCGCTGACGTTCCGCCTCGGTGCCGACGACTACCACCCCGACGGCGTGCAGTGGGAGGACTCGATCGAGGTCGTCGGCTGGCTGAAGGAGCACGGCGCCGACATGGCCGACCTGTCCTTCGGCGGCAACACCGACGACATGGTCGACCCGTTCTTCGGCGACGTCAGCGCCTGGGTCGAGCGCGGCGCACAGGTCAAGCGCGAGATCGACATCCCCGTCACCGTGAGCTGGAACCTCGGCGTGCCGCAGAACGCCGACCGGGCGATCCGCGACGAGAAGATCGACCTCGTCCTGCTCGGCCGCCCGGCGCTGGCCAACCCGCACTGGCCGGTGTGGGCCGCCCGCGAGCTCGGCCACAAGGACCCCTTCGAACTCGTCCCCGAGGACTGGGGCTGGTGGCTGCAGAACTTCCGCGGCCACGACCCGAGCATCGGCTGGCCCGAAGTGCCCGTGGCCCCGGAGAACCTCGACGAGGTCGCCTGA
- a CDS encoding ParA family protein, with amino-acid sequence MDTPRPFVPRPEQHYEDEPDTGSVPPDLGGRHRLTAPEPAPLTQHGPARIIAVANQKGGVGKTTSTINLGAALAEYGRKVLLVDFDPQGALSIGLGVQAHELDTTVYNLLMERGVEIDDVIKQTGVDGLDLLPSNIDLSAAEVQLVTEVGREQALGRAIKPVLDRYDIILIDCQPSLGLLTINALACADEILIPLACEFFSLRGVALLMDTIEKVQDRLNPDLKILGILATMFDPRTLHTREVRQRVIEAFGELVFEATINRTVRFPETTVAGEPITTWAPVSNGAMAYRMLAREVIAR; translated from the coding sequence ATGGACACGCCGCGGCCCTTCGTCCCCCGCCCGGAGCAGCACTACGAGGACGAGCCGGACACGGGGTCCGTGCCACCCGACCTCGGGGGGAGACATCGCTTGACCGCGCCCGAACCGGCACCGCTGACCCAGCACGGCCCGGCCCGCATCATCGCCGTGGCCAACCAGAAGGGCGGCGTCGGCAAGACGACGTCCACGATCAACCTGGGTGCCGCGCTCGCCGAGTACGGGCGCAAGGTGCTGCTCGTCGACTTCGACCCGCAGGGTGCGCTGTCGATCGGGCTCGGGGTGCAGGCCCACGAGCTCGACACCACGGTCTACAACCTGCTGATGGAGCGCGGCGTCGAGATCGACGACGTCATCAAGCAGACCGGCGTCGACGGCCTGGACCTGCTGCCCAGCAACATCGACCTGTCGGCGGCGGAGGTGCAGCTCGTCACCGAGGTCGGCCGCGAGCAGGCTCTCGGCCGCGCGATCAAGCCGGTGCTCGACCGTTACGACATCATCCTCATCGACTGCCAGCCCTCGCTCGGCCTGCTCACGATCAACGCGCTGGCCTGCGCCGACGAGATCCTCATCCCGCTCGCCTGCGAGTTCTTCTCGCTGCGGGGGGTGGCGCTGCTGATGGACACGATCGAGAAGGTCCAGGACCGGCTCAACCCCGACCTGAAGATCCTCGGGATCCTCGCCACCATGTTCGACCCCCGCACGCTGCACACCCGGGAGGTGCGCCAGCGCGTGATCGAGGCGTTCGGCGAGCTGGTGTTCGAGGCGACGATCAACCGGACGGTCCGCTTCCCGGAGACCACGGTCGCCGGCGAGCCGATCACGACCTGGGCGCCGGTCTCCAACGGCGCGATGGCCTACCGGATGCTGGCGCGCGAGGTCATCGCCCGGTGA
- a CDS encoding segregation and condensation protein A: MTLVDDTAAAADPAGPQRFTVRLYNFEGPFDLLLQLIGKHELDITEMALHRVTDDFIAHLKHLGDDADLDETTEFLVIAATLLDLKAARLLPDADVEDAEDLALLEARDLLFARLLQYRAYKQVASLFVELEAGAARRFPRSVALEERFAVLLPEVLLGVDAATFADLAASVFRPKPPPEEPGLGHLHQHEVSVPEHVALLRARLAELGVATFATLTADCVAPIEVVARFLAVLDLFRSAVVELDQPEPFGELTVRWTP, translated from the coding sequence GTGACCCTGGTCGACGACACGGCCGCGGCGGCGGACCCGGCGGGCCCGCAGCGCTTCACCGTGCGGCTGTACAACTTCGAGGGCCCGTTCGACCTGCTGCTGCAGCTCATCGGCAAGCACGAGCTCGACATCACCGAGATGGCGCTGCACCGCGTCACCGACGACTTCATCGCGCACCTCAAGCACCTCGGCGACGACGCCGACCTCGACGAGACCACCGAGTTCCTCGTCATCGCCGCCACCCTGCTCGACCTCAAGGCCGCCCGGCTGCTGCCCGACGCCGACGTCGAGGACGCCGAGGACCTGGCGCTGCTGGAGGCCCGCGACCTGCTGTTCGCGCGGTTGCTGCAGTACCGCGCGTACAAGCAGGTGGCGTCGCTGTTCGTCGAGCTGGAGGCGGGGGCGGCGCGCCGGTTCCCGCGGTCGGTGGCACTGGAGGAGCGCTTCGCGGTGCTGCTGCCCGAGGTCCTCCTCGGCGTCGACGCGGCGACGTTCGCCGACCTCGCCGCCAGTGTGTTCCGGCCCAAGCCGCCGCCGGAGGAGCCCGGTCTCGGGCACCTGCACCAGCACGAGGTGTCGGTGCCGGAGCACGTCGCGCTGCTGCGGGCGCGGCTCGCCGAGCTGGGCGTCGCCACGTTCGCGACGCTCACCGCCGACTGCGTCGCCCCGATCGAGGTCGTCGCGCGGTTCCTCGCGGTGCTCGACCTGTTCCGCAGTGCCGTCGTGGAGCTGGACCAGCCCGAGCCGTTCGGGGAGCTGACGGTGCGATGGACGCCCTGA